In Vespa velutina chromosome 1, iVesVel2.1, whole genome shotgun sequence, the following proteins share a genomic window:
- the LOC124950007 gene encoding protein YIF1B: MNYKQSGARRGKPKRLLDPSAGLSTLPIPTVQNTYMYNQQVPVNNGLSPEYIFNIQEQDPSSSHGFNQSSMQQYVRNEGNPESYSSSQFAAQILSQPVVTNMAVQYGNALVGSGRQQFEKYVPVRALKYYFAVDTNYVFGKLAILFFPFTHKDWTVKYEQDVPMQPRYEKNAPDMYIPMMSFLTYVVLAGLVLGAQERFNPEQLSILASSVLAWGIIELIVHTVSLYIMNIETSLATLDLLAYCGYKYVGINAALLSSLPFRKFGYYAALLYFSATLSFFLMRSLKLRVIPQGQISYTANGNRRRLYFIFFVAIIQPLLMWWLSYHLI, from the exons atgaattaCAAGCAATCAGGTGCACGCCGTG GTAAGCCAAAGAGATTATTAGATCCGTCGGCTGGTCTATCGACGCTCCCTATCCCAACGGTACAAAACACGTATATGTACAATCAGCAG GTACCTGTAAACAACGGCTTATCACcggaatatattttcaatatccaAGAACAAGATCCGTCATCCTCTCACGGATTTAATCAGTCGTCGATGCAGCAATATGTACGTAACGAGGGCAATCCCGAGAGCTATTCCAGTTCCCAGTTTGCGGCTCAAATATTGTCGCAGCCGGTCGTTACCAATATGGCCGTACAATATGGAAATGCTTTGGTAGGCTCGGGAAGGCAACAGTTTGAAAAATATGTGCCAGTTAGAGCATTAAAGTATTACTTTGCCGTGGATACTAATTACGTCTTTGGAAAACTAGCAATTTTGTTCTTCCCGTTCACTCATAAA GACTGGACTGTAAAGTACGAACAGGATGTGCCCATGCAACCACGTTACGAAAAGAATGCGCCAGACATGTATATCCCGATGATGTCGTTTTTAACTTACGTAGTACTAGCGGGCTTGGTTTTAGGTGCGCAAGAACGTTTCAACCCTGAACAACTTAGTATATTAGCTAGTTCTGTATTGGCCTGGGGTATAATAGAACTAATAGTCCATACTGTCAGTTTGTACATAATGAATATCGAAACGAGCCTGGCCACGTTGGATCTTTTGGCCTACTGCGGATATAAATATGTTGGCATAAATGCAGCATTGTTAAGCTCATTACCATTTAGAAAATTTGGCTATTATGCAgcattgttatattttagtgcgacattatcattttttctcatGAGATCTTTAAAGCTAAGAGTTATTCCGCAGGGTCAGATTTCGTACACAGCCAACGGCAATAGAAGAAGactttactttatattttttgtagcGATTATTCAACCCTTATTGATGTGGTGGCTGtcttatcatttaatataa